In one window of Solanum pennellii chromosome 2, SPENNV200 DNA:
- the LOC107010165 gene encoding non-specific lipid-transfer protein A-like, producing the protein MKGILVSLFMLLVVVVQLGESINCGEVGGALAPCVPYLTQGGDPSGSCCDGVKKVVETTPTQQDRQVACECMKSAAARYPNVKPDAASNLPSRCGLTTPIPI; encoded by the coding sequence atgaaaggAATTTTAGTGAGTTTGTTTATGTTGCTAGTTGTGGTAGTGCAACTAGGAGAATCGATTAATTGTGGTGAAGTTGGTGGAGCACTAGCCCCTTGTGTGCCTTATTTGACACAAGGTGGAGATCCATCAGGTTCATGTTGTGATGGTGTGAAAAAAGTAGTAGAAACAACTCCAACACAGCAAGATCGGCAAGTTGCTTGTGAATGTATGAAATCTGCTGCTGCTCGTTATCCTAATGTTAAGCCAGATGCTGCATCTAATCTCCCTTCACGCTGTGGTCTTACTACTCCTATCCCAATCTGA